The window AAGAGGCCGTGCTGGATCTCGATCAGTTCTCCGAAGTGCTTGTTCTCGGGGCGGGTAAAGCTACCGCCCCCATGGCTTTAGCTCTGGAGGAGATTCTTGGGCCGAGAATCAGTGACGGTCTGGTGGTGGTAAAGTATGGACATACAGAGCAGTTGAGCCGGGTGAGAATGATCGAAGCAGCTCATCCGGTGCCTGATGAGCAAGGGGTAAAAGCGGCGGCCGAGCTACTCCGGTTGGCTGAACGGGCGAAAGAGAGCAGCCTGGTTATCACTCTCATCTCAGGCGGAGGTTCGGCTCTTCTTCCATTGCCCGGTTTTTATCAGGGAGAAGATGCAATTCAACTGACCCTCTCTGATAAACAGCAGACCACCCAGACGCTACTTTCCTGCGGTGCCGATATTACCGAAATCAACTGTGTCCGAAAGCATCTATCCGCTATCAAGGGTGGCAGGCTGTTGGCGGCAATTGCCCCGGCGCGCTCCATCAACTTTATCCTCTCCGATGTAGTGGGAGATGATTTAAGCAGCATTGCCTCAGGGCTTACCGCGGCCGATGTCACGACATTTAGCGATGCTTTAGCAATCATCGAAAAGTATGATTTGCATAAGCGAATTCCGGTTAACGTTTGTCGTTATCTTGAGCTTGGAGCCGCCGGTAAAGTAGAGGAGTCGCTTAAGCCGGAAGCACCGGCGCTTGATCTCACCAGCAATGTGTTGATGGGTACCAATCGAACGGCTCTTGAGGCGGCAGCCATAGAGGCTGAAAAGCTCGGCTACCGGGTAGTGCGCCTCACTTCCAGAATTACCGGCGACACGGGTGAGGTGGCGAAAATGCTTACAGCAATCGTTGCCGATACGAACCAATACGCAATGCTCGGAGAACCACCGCTTTGTATTATCTCAGGCGGGGAGCCGGTGGTTGTCCTTACTGGCAAAGGGAAAGGCGGTAGAAACCAGCAATTGGCGCTTCATGTTCTTAAGCTTATGCAGCAGGAGCCAGCCTTGTATGAGGGAGTTTCGTTCCTTTCAGCTGCAACCGATGGCAACGATGGGCCGACAGACGCCGCCGGTGGTTATGCCAACCTTGGGCTGGTTCAAAAATGTCAGGAGTTGCAACTCGATATTGCGGCATATTTACGTGATAACGACGCCTATAATTTCTATTCCGCAATTAACGGATTATACATTACCGGGCCAACCAACACCAATGTCTGTGATCTGCAGATATTTCTGGTCAATTAATTCCGAATATAACCCGAGCAGACGAGAGTTCCATGCAGTCAGAAAATGTGAATATGGTTGAGCTGAAAAAAACAGTCTGTCCTCTTGATTGTCCGGACAGTTGCGGCATGGTAGCGAAAGTTGAAAACGGAGTGATCACCTCACTGAACGGAGATCCTGATCACCCGTACACAAATGGTTTTCTCTGCCGTAAAATGCGCTCATATCATCAGCGTGTCTACTCTGAAGATCGAATACTGCATCCCCAGGTTCGAGTGGGTAAAAAGGGCCAGGGGCAATTTGCCCGAATCAGTTGGGATGAAGCGCTGACATTACTTGCCGACAAACTGAGTCATGTGCGTGACACGTATGGCGGGGAGGCTATTCTGCCATATCAGTATGCAGGCAATATGGGGCACTTGAACTGCAACGCCGGTCATGCCTTG of the Desulfosediminicola ganghwensis genome contains:
- a CDS encoding glycerate kinase type-2 family protein, yielding MVDTKLRRTQKEQLDQIFKAALDRVSPYKMMRDHVTMDGSLLRYNLDGKEAVLDLDQFSEVLVLGAGKATAPMALALEEILGPRISDGLVVVKYGHTEQLSRVRMIEAAHPVPDEQGVKAAAELLRLAERAKESSLVITLISGGGSALLPLPGFYQGEDAIQLTLSDKQQTTQTLLSCGADITEINCVRKHLSAIKGGRLLAAIAPARSINFILSDVVGDDLSSIASGLTAADVTTFSDALAIIEKYDLHKRIPVNVCRYLELGAAGKVEESLKPEAPALDLTSNVLMGTNRTALEAAAIEAEKLGYRVVRLTSRITGDTGEVAKMLTAIVADTNQYAMLGEPPLCIISGGEPVVVLTGKGKGGRNQQLALHVLKLMQQEPALYEGVSFLSAATDGNDGPTDAAGGYANLGLVQKCQELQLDIAAYLRDNDAYNFYSAINGLYITGPTNTNVCDLQIFLVN